A window of Fragaria vesca subsp. vesca linkage group LG7, FraVesHawaii_1.0, whole genome shotgun sequence contains these coding sequences:
- the LOC101313080 gene encoding cytochrome P450 89A2-like, with product METWLLILTTLLIVSLLLKTKNNLPPGPTNVPIISSFLWLLKPFSELEPIVRNIQARYGPIITLKIASRPAIFISNRSLAYKALIQNGAVFADRPPPLAINKIMSSNQHTISSAPYGPTWRLLRRNLTSEILHPSRVKSYCGARRWVLHTLANRLTETQSKSNRIKVVDHFQYAMFCLLVLMCFGDKLDHNQINQIKEVQQRLWLSSGQFNLLNFFPSLTKILLKKKWAEFFRMRKEQEDVLLPLIRARKEAKELNNSDDIVLSYVDTLWKLELPEETRKLTEDEIISLCSEFLNAGTDTTSTALQWIMANIVKYPTIQERLVAEIKGVVEETEEEVKEEDLQRMPYLKAVILEGLRHHPPAHFVVPHSVTQDSVLDGYVVPKNVMVNFMVVDMGRDPEVWEEPMEFKPERFLSREGEGFDVTGSREIKMMPFGVGRRICPGIGLALLHLEYFVANLVWRFEWKALDGDDVDLSEKLAFTVVMKNPLQVNISQRVKSHGTLFAV from the coding sequence ATGGAAACCTGGCTCCTCATCCTCACCACCCTCCTCATTGTCTCCCTCCTCCTCAAAACCAAGAACAACCTCCCGCCAGGACCCACCAACGTCCCCATAATCAGCAGCTTCCTCTGGCTACTCAAACCCTTCTCCGAGCTCGAGCCTATCGTCCGGAACATCCAGGCCCGCTACGGCCCAATCATCACCCTCAAAATCGCCTCCCGTCCCGCCATTTTCATCTCCAACCGCTCCCTTGCCTACAAAGCCTTAATCCAAAACGGCGCCGTCTTCGCCGACCGCCCCCCGCCCTTGGCCATCAACAAAATCATGAGCAGCAACCAGCACACTATCAGCTCCGCCCCCTACGGCCCCACTTGGCGTCTCCTCCGCCGTAACCTCACCTCCGAAATCCTCCACCCTTCCCGAGTCAAATCCTACTGCGGGGCCCGTAGGTGGGTCCTCCACACACTCGCCAACCGCCTAACTGAAACCCAATCCAAATCCAACCGAATCAAAGTCGTCGACCATTTCCAGTACGCTATGTTCTGCTTGCTCGTGCTCATGTGCTTCGGTGACAAACTCGATCACAATCAGATCAACCAAATCAAGGAGGTCCAGCAGCGGCTGTGGTTGAGCTCCGGCCAGTTCAACCTCCTCAACTTCTTCCCATCATTAACCAAAATCTTGCTCAAGAAAAAGTGGGCCGAGTTTTTTCGAATGCGAAAAGAGCAAGAGGATGTGCTCCTTCCTCTTATCAGAGCACGTAAGGAAGCGAAGGAGCTAAACAATAGTGATGACATTGTGCTTTCTTATGTGGACACGCTCTGGAAACTCGAGCTTCCTGAAGAGACGAGGAAGCTGACGGAAGACGAGATCATTAGCCTTTGTTCGGAGTTTCTCAATGCGGGTACAGATACTACCTCCACAGCGTTACAGTGGATCATGGCCAACATTGTGAAGTATCCAACAATCCAGGAGAGGCTTGTTGCAGAGATTAAAGGAGTTGTGGAGGAAACAGAGGAGGAAGTGAAGGAGGAGGACTTGCAAAGGATGCCTTATTTAAAAGCGGTGATATTGGAGGGACTGAGGCACCACCCGCCGGCGCATTTCGTGGTGCCACATTCCGTCACGCAGGACTCGGTTTTGGATGGTTATGTGGTGCCAAAGAACGTGATGGTGAATTTCATGGTGGTGGATATGGGGAGGGACCCAGAGGTGTGGGAGGAGCCTATGGAGTTTAAGCCGGAGAGGTTCTTGAGCAGAGAAGGAGAAGGGTTTGATGTAACAGGGAGTAGAGAGATTAAGATGATGCCGTTTGGGGTTGGGAGGAGGATTTGCCCTGGCATTGGTTTAGCTCTGCTTCATCTCGAGTATTTTGTGGCCAATCTGGTTTGGAGATTTGAATGGAAAGCTTTGGATGGAGACGATGTGGACCTGTCGGAGAAGCTGGCGTTCACTGTGGTTATGAAGAATCCATTGCAGGTCAACATATCTCAGAGAGTAAAAAGTCATGGAACTCTGTTTGCTGTGTAA